CCACACCCTTGGTAGTGCACTAGGCCTATGTACTATCTAAGGAGCCATTTCACATTAATCACCTGTCTGATTTTATTCGATTATAGTCGCAGATCCTCATGCAGGACTTTTAGCGCCGCCTATTGGACAATAAGGACACCTGTCCTCTTTCGGACCAGGCTGCAGTCTATATCATGTAACAGGTTGAAATCTTCAGACTGATCTAAACTGTAGGTTTGTGCAACTGTTTAATGTGTGCAAAACTGCACGTTAAACTGCACGCcttcaaataaaataaaacacacacacacacacacacacatatatatatatatatatatatatatatatatatatatatatatatatatatatatatatatatatatgtgtgtgtgtgcctatatTTTAAAtgcaggataaataattgtacatTTTAATATTATTGAGCAAGCATTGGGCCATGgattatacagggggctgcaaaagtaggtatacagtgtgtgtatatatatatatatatatatatatatatatatatatatatatatatatatatatatatgcgtgtgtgtgtgtctatatttaAAATGCAGGATAAATAATTATACATTTTAATATTATTGAGCAAGCATTGGGCCATGgattatacagggggctgcaaaagtaggtatccagtgtgtgtgtgtgtatatatatatatatatatatatatatatatatatatatatatatagtatatatatacacatacacatatatgcatatacatatatatatactgtatacacacacacacacacacacacacacacacacatatatatatatatatatatatatatatatatatatatatatatatatatatatatatgtgtgtgtgtgtgtgtctatattttAAATGCAGGATAAATAATTATACATTTTAATATTATTGAGCAAGGATTGGGCCATGgattatacagggggctgcaaaagtaggtatccagtaaggattattccagtattacaatagtggtgctaggtttcatttaataccaACATTTTGTGCATATatacgttttgtttttcattactgtatacctacttttgcagccccctgtatttaAGGGTTATATTTGTATAGTGCCATAGCCTTTGATCATGCACTATGCTTTAAAGTCATGTTGTAATGTAGCCTTTCCAGAATATAATGGTTATATTACGGTATAGGGTTGAGTCGTTTAACTGCTTAAGAAAGACAAAcgaaatgaaaacgtgactgtAACAGAAAATGTCACAATTCTGGCACAGACATGGACACAGAGACAAGACTATAAGAAATCTCACAagaccagtccgtgtgtgtgtgtgtgtgtgtgtgtgtgtgtgtgtaagagagaatgCTTTCTTTCTGCTCTTGAAAAGTACAGATTTACACTTTTACCACTACTGaagcacttcacttcacttcagctCCAAATGGGCGCCGTTTGCTTTACCTGTGCTCCTCCACTGTGTTGTTCTTGGCTGTATCCCAGTCCGGCAGGGTGCTGGCACACAGGATGATCATGGAAATGATGACAAAAATCACAGAGACCGAGGCGAGGATCTGCGCGGCCACTGAAGACGCGGGTTCCTCGAAGGTTCTCCGCATGCGCTCGAGCCAGCCCGGGTTTGCGCGCTCGGCGCACGAACCCCTGGTGTCGGATTCTTCATCACCCGCTCGTGAGTCCTCCTCGGTTCTCCCGTCCTCCTCTGAGAAGTACGTGTACGTGTCGGACATGCGGTCGTCCAGGCGCCGCTGGCAGCAGAACTCCAGGTGCGAGCTCTCCAGCCCCCAGTAGATCATCTCGTTGTAGAAGGAGAGCTCGCACATCCGCGGCACAAAGCGCAGCTTACCCGAGCGCACGTACAgcatgatgaacacgaacgcctcGGAGTGGCGATCAAAGAAGAACTCATTCCGTTCGCGGTCGTAGTCATCGCACACCTCCAGCACCTCCTTCTCCGACGAACAGCTGTGCAAACGGCTCACTCTCCGCAGTGGGAAATCCTTAATCACCTCTCGGGTGAACGCGTATTTGGTGCCGCCGACGTTTAAGATGCAGATATTCTTGCCGAACTTCATCTCTTCGCGGCTACAGACGGATCTCACCTTTCTCATTCaggtaaaaagaagaagaagaagacgcgtAAAAACGTGATCTTTTGGATAATCATTGCGCTTTTGGCAGGATTGCTGCAGGAACAACAAAAAAAGAAGAGTTGCACAGCTTTTGTCCGGATTTTTACGCGAAGTAGCTCTGTGCTGTGCTGGGCTGTGTTGTGCGTTCTTTCCCATCCCATCCCACCCCATCCCATTCTATCCTatcccatatctctctctctctctctctctctctctctctctcggttcccGTTACGCATATTTTACGCACCAGGGGGAAGGGACTTCTCCAGCAGTTCAGGCGTGACAAATTAATCAGGTGCTGTTCTAAtcagggacgtgcacaggattatagacggacaggggctcaaagtcagaaaaagggcagcaagtgcatgattttttttcccccggtcctttccaaaatatggaaatgtagaattaaaattaacgtactaataggaaggtaagtacttagctatgtgtcctgtgatggtgaaagtgatatgcaattgccatttcttttgtgtcagcaaaattgtcactcacattatcataggcttggaagacacgcaaagcaataaaacactggtgcattattaggcttttttattgttaaagatttaacattgaacagtgaaacctgaactttgaacaaatagcctaatggacaaaatgataaaaatcagtccttcctctcataaggtagaagcctaacattccagggggccttaaagcagtaaccttctgggggccatgtctcatctcatttcattatctctagccgctttatccttctacagggtcgcaggcaagctggagcctatcccagctgactatgggcgaaaggcggggtacaccccggacaagtcgccaggtcatcacagggctgacacatagacacagacaaccattcacactcacattcacacctacggtcaatttagagccaccagttaacctaacctgcatgtctttggactgtgggggaaaccggagcacccggaggaaacccacgcggacacggggagaacatgcaaactccgcacagaaaggtcctcgccggccacggggctcgaacccggaccttcttgctgtgaggcgacagcgctaaccactacaccaccgtgccgcccggggccatgtccctgtagatattaatgacctcattgtgatttatgggtatgtctttttcaatcgagaggagaaggagatcagagagcctctcttcTTTGCATAGGCTTCTGAGTCCATTTTTCACAAGCTTTAGCTTGGAGAAAGACCTCTCCACTGTTGCAGTGGACACTGGAATCGTGGCATATATTCTCATCATTTCCTCCAGTGCTGGGAAGATGTCATGTTGTCTCTTAGCGTTCTTAAGATCCCCTTCAGTGTGAGAGTGTCTGGGAAAGAAGCATGGAAAACTCTGAGCTCTGTCTTCAGCTTCTCTTCTTCTAATCCATAGAATTCACACAGTGTGTGAATAGCTTCAGTAGAGTCAGGACGCATGGTGTCTTTACCTACCCAGTTACTTGCCTTTGTCAAACTGTGGAGTGCACTGAGTACTTTGAAGGACTGTGTCTTCCCATCTCCCTTAAATCTCCTATGTAGTTCCTGAGAAAGAACATCAAGGAATGGATAGTACATCTTCACTCTGTAGTACTCTTCCACTGATTTGAAAGAGTGGCTCTCTGCGACTGCAGTAGAACtgtgcactgaaaaaaatggcctgttaaattaacacaaaaaaatcgtgtacatcggttgcacttattaaaatcatatccactaagaccaattaagtcatgttctgtttgactgaacatgacttaattggtcttagtggatatgattttaataagtgcaaccgatgtacaagattttttttgtgttaatttaacaggccttttttttcagtgtgtgtatACTTTGCAGGAACCTTTCTCTGCCTTTTCTGTCCCGGGGGGACTGTGGGGATGCTGATCCCAGAAGCCTCTGCCTTTTCTGTGGCACTCTTGAACAGTTTGGAAAACTGTTCTTCTGCTCTCAGATTGGATAAGGTATCCATGACTCCCCCAACAACACCATATGCAGTGGACAGGCCAATATCCTGGTTCTGCAGTGCATCAGATGCAACTGCAGTGACATCAAAAACTGGTGTGGCTATCGCAAGGCACAGTACGAACTCAAAGTCAATGGCATTAAGGTACTGTTAGAACCTGCGTCTGTCCTAGTTCAGATGCGTCGatataagagcgctctggagcagggtaaaaacaaaccacacgaatgaaatcaatctggtttattcatgcactgctcagtgatacatagaaaaagcagggtttatatacatcagaagcttgcgtgacaagacaaggtgaaactcgccagataaggagtcgtttttgttatacatgaaagagcagaccatacaccccctagaacaagaggaaccaggaaggtggtttcagcgaaactagaaggtacagagaaaacaaaagagtctgttctcgcgattatgcacgtttaccagggtgtgaaagggtcataaagctcaggacagctatgcacgagaacacacacaatcttacaatcccctcttttatactttgtttacagagtataactacagtttagactctaacgtattgacagacataacaagactgattagtatgttgtttagcagtccaattggcaaatcgccaaaaaacgttgtcctcgtggctggcttgagcgggattccctgctccaagcgctaagaccaataccagaaggaaagtcatactggtcactgactttgttctttctgtgtccacaggatgtagatagttgaaggtagcccaggctcacgtgtcttccagattcctcagttcagaagtctgcgggacgcaccgaccatcccctctttgtagatcagccgaaaccggatcactccggatgctggaaaggggatccctgaaaaggccgtcagctattgtcacagcaactttctgaaacacaaaaacctgttaagcatcaacaatatagatttctattacattggagccttctttattcgactggcatgaatccactgtggaaaaaggtcagttagtacagccgttcgagttacagcgagcacatccgtgggttcactgtagggtggttcctctagaggagtgcctaatttagcgaatttctttaccaacactttatcccctacctcaaaggggtgagtgggtgcctcaggaatgggaggctttttggaatttagtctcgtccagtactcatccaacacccgcatgagacccacggcgtactcactgagatgtacatcaagatcactcgttcctatagcctgcatacctctgcgccagggtgtaggaaaaggccggcccatcacgagctcgtacggagacaggttgtcgagggccacttgagcggtcattcgcatgtcagcgagaactaaaggcaaaacttgtacccaatttttagtaccagcttcttgcatggctttacgcagcttacccttgattgttctgtttgcgcgctccacaatgccggaggactgcggatggtacgggatgtggaaacgccaatggatctttaagtctttacacagttcttgtgtcaccttagaggtgaacggcgtacctttgtcagagtctatccctaccgggagaccataacgcggaatgatttcttgcgtcaatttgtttaccgccgtgcgagcgtcttctttcccgcaagggaaagcctccacccatcgtgaaaatttgtcgaccatgaccaagagatacttaaaggggccctgttttggcatgtgagtaaagtcaatctgccattcctggaacggcgtgtcaggtatgggaaggtgctgatgtaccgcgcctggtttagatggattattctgggcgcacgttaaacatctgtctagaatgtgatgtacatcggtgtgtattttgtcgatgcaaaatattttggataaatcctccactaccccccttcgtccgcggtgagtgggaccatgaaactcgcggacgaggaaaggagtgcaatgtctaggcaaacaaaggcggccctgagcatcgatccgaacgccgtcagaggggcgtgagcacgagccgtccacaaacagcgaatcacctgaaagtaacggggtggagcgtaagtcggggcggatacttgtctcgaaaagaatgctagaaatgcagtcgtgtgtttcagaaggaagaaaatcatcctgtgaattgaggaggcgctgaagcgcgtgcgcgagagaatcaaaggaggaggagggcttaacagtaaggttttcggtggccaaaagaatagactcgtatccagagcgacgctgcgcagataaatgctgggtactgaggttctttaaaacgtgcactacatcatgtgaggtgtggagaacgagcgggtgagataagaccagccgttcagcgtccgtgaccatgacagcacatgcagccaccgccctgaggcaagcagggagaccctgaGCCACAGAATcgagagttttagagaggaacgcacaaggccgcataccccccccgtgctcctgcgccaaaaccccagacgcagttccctgctggttgcacacatataaatgaaacggcaaacggtaattcggaagtccgagagcaggagccgagcataaagcctgtttcaaggccctgaaggccgtcaACATCTCGTCAGACCATACcaagggctgagtcaaagggtccgagtgcagaattgcagagcgcagacacttgtcataggtggaacagtcaggaatccactggcggcagtaattgataagtcccagaaaagccatgagggcgtgtttggtggcaggcacctgagtgtctaggatgacctgcacacgctcggggctgagcctgcgggagccctgggagagatcgtgacccagatatcgaacagtggggaggcagaactgaagcttagttcgtgagaccttgaaaccttcttgcgccagaagagagaggagagcgagtgtagCTGTAGCGCAAATGTCcttatcctccgccgttaccagaagatcatccgcatactggagcacggaggagcccgaggggaggcacaaatcggccaaggcgtccctcactacggctgtaaaaaccgcaggagaatcaacatacccttgaggtaacctggtccaggtgtactgcttacccctatgcgtaaaagcgaacaggggctgcgtgtcgtggcccacagggacgctgaaaaaggcagaacagagatcaattacagagaaaaaagcatgttcacacggaatcgaggccataagagagggaacgtctggaactaatggggcgactgggataattaactcattaatcttacgcaagtcctgggtgaaacgccacgtgccgttgggcttctgcaccgggttcactggagtgttataagggctaacacagggaacaaccacaccttgctctaggagagaacacagaacatcatcaatgccagataGTTTAGcgggggaaagggggtactgtttcaCATACACAGGCGAGGaatgtttaatgaccgcctcgtaaggggtacacttaacaaagcccacctcgtccttatgtttcgcccaaagagaatctggaaggtcagaaagagagggtgtgaggtaGGTAGCGGCACAAGCAGCATTAAGAAGATTATGAGGAAGGGAAAGGGAAGTGAGAGCTTGGGCATCCGATGGAGCGTCGTCAGGTATATCCACACGCATGTGCGAACCACTGAAGGAAATAGAAAGCCCCAAaaggctcatgaggtcccgtcctAGCAGATTGAAAGGGCattcaggcatgcaaacaaaagagtgagaaaacgttagtagaggatcaagggcacaagtaacagaaagggggggcgtgcaactggaatggaaaggaaccccttctattcccacagagcttacagaccgtgtagataaaggacccgcatattccctccccaccgAAGACATCGTGGCCCCAGTGTCAAGTAAGAAAGAATACTCAGTCCCTGCTAGGCATAACACAATGGTAGGGAGATCTTCGTTAAGGGGGGAGCTGAATGAAAGATTTAACATaacaacggtcggggtttcatcgctctgagggcagccctatgggcgggaaaaatccctctGCCCAGAAGGGCTCGGGGCAGCGTGAATGACAGGCTTTTCACGTTCCCGTTCATCACGCTGTCTCGCATGGCACTCTCTTATCCAATgtccctcttttccacaatagtggcactttccatttctcctccctcccccgccgcgcggccccattcggcgacccctctcctgtcgtccatCCACCCGTCCGCCCGGCACaacagataaacatgctttattcatcTTACAGTCTAGgagaccatcgctctccaacgtgcgcacccgctccccggcctgacggaggaccagattattccggtcactccagtgatgttttaatacgctctgtatttcggggcgacaattagacagaaaggtggacaagaacattgggttcgggtttgccaaatcaagttcaagacctcccaagtgttgccaaacttccccaaagcgcttccagaaagccgacgtcagctcagaacgctcctgtttgcagttagtgacctgtgacaggtctctatttgcttgttttaaggcgagcaggtatcg
Above is a genomic segment from Neoarius graeffei isolate fNeoGra1 chromosome 14, fNeoGra1.pri, whole genome shotgun sequence containing:
- the kcng3 gene encoding potassium voltage-gated channel subfamily G member 3 isoform X1 — protein: MRKVRSVCSREEMKFGKNICILNVGGTKYAFTREVIKDFPLRRVSRLHSCSSEKEVLEVCDDYDRERNEFFFDRHSEAFVFIMLYVRSGKLRFVPRMCELSFYNEMIYWGLESSHLEFCCQRRLDDRMSDTYTYFSEEDGRTEEDSRAGDEESDTRGSCAERANPGWLERMRRTFEEPASSVAAQILASVSVIFVIISMIILCASTLPDWDTAKNNTVEEHRIIEAVCIGWFTAECIVRFIVSRDKCEFVRRPLNIIDLLAITPYYVSVAMTALTGENPQLQRVGVTLRVLRMMRIFWLIKLARHFLGLQTLGLTLRRCYREMVMLLVFVCVAMAIFSALAQLLEHGLDLESSNEDYASIPAACWWVIISMTTVGYGDMYPITMPGRVLGGVCVVSGIVLLALPITFIYHSFVQCYHELKFRSARCVRSLSAEFLN